One Ignavibacterium sp. DNA segment encodes these proteins:
- the trpS gene encoding tryptophan--tRNA ligase, translated as MPKKRILSGMRPTGKLHLGHYAGALENWIALQNQYDSFFLIADYHVLTTNLDTKDIYQNSIDMLIDWLAVGLNADQSPMFRQSQIKEHTELNLICSMLITVSRLERNPTLKDQIRDLHIQNTVYGHLGYPVLQAADILLYKGSVVPVGDDQVPHVEITREIARRFNKQYGNVFPEPEPLLTKFPRLSGLDGNAKMSKSLGNAILLSDEPEIVQKKMRKAAIDPNKTKKETPGNPDICTVFSYHKFFNKEAAKEIDEACRGGTISCFECKMKCAEKISEFLSPIIEKRKHFESNMNEVKDILADGEKKAKQVAVKTMSEVHDKMKLG; from the coding sequence ATGCCGAAAAAAAGAATTTTAAGCGGAATGAGACCGACTGGCAAGCTTCATCTCGGTCATTACGCAGGTGCTTTGGAAAACTGGATTGCTTTGCAGAATCAGTACGATAGTTTTTTCCTGATTGCAGATTATCATGTTCTCACAACTAATTTGGATACAAAAGATATTTATCAGAATTCAATTGATATGCTGATAGACTGGTTAGCTGTTGGGCTTAATGCTGATCAAAGTCCGATGTTCAGACAGTCTCAGATTAAAGAACATACAGAATTGAATTTGATTTGCAGCATGTTGATAACAGTAAGCAGACTTGAGAGAAATCCAACTTTGAAGGATCAAATTCGGGACTTACATATTCAGAATACTGTATATGGACATTTGGGATATCCTGTACTTCAGGCTGCAGATATACTATTGTATAAGGGAAGTGTTGTACCCGTTGGTGATGATCAGGTGCCGCATGTTGAAATTACAAGGGAAATTGCTCGAAGGTTCAATAAACAATATGGCAATGTCTTTCCTGAGCCAGAACCTTTGCTCACAAAATTTCCAAGGTTATCCGGTTTGGATGGAAATGCAAAAATGAGTAAGTCGCTGGGCAATGCAATATTGCTTTCTGATGAACCTGAAATAGTGCAGAAGAAAATGAGAAAAGCTGCTATTGATCCGAATAAAACTAAAAAAGAAACTCCGGGAAATCCTGATATTTGTACAGTATTTTCATATCATAAATTTTTTAATAAGGAAGCAGCTAAAGAAATTGATGAGGCTTGCAGAGGCGGTACAATCAGTTGTTTTGAGTGTAAAATGAAATGTGCTGAAAAAATATCTGAGTTCCTTTCACCAATTATTGAAAAAAGAAAACATTTTGAATCAAACATGAATGAAGTAAAAGATATTCTTGCAGATGGTGAAAAGAAAGCTAAACAAGTTGCCGTTAAAACAATGAGTGAAGTTCATGATAAGATGAAGCTTGGATAA
- a CDS encoding segregation/condensation protein A, which yields MYKIKLEQFEGPLDLLLFFIKRDELNIYDIPISRITSEFLEYVNLIKLMDLEVAGDFILMASTLMHIKVRMLLPREVNEKGDEIDPRADLIKALLEYKKYKEVAEDLTFLESNQRKLNYRGYFSADEKTAPPEYDILLKNISIYDLAKAFKKAIDGVKPQVVHEIKKINISIDDQIKYILDRILEKGEIHFLSLVYGMKEKIRIVITFIALLELTKIGRIGIKESSEFNDFVIYGLANG from the coding sequence ATGTATAAAATTAAATTAGAACAATTTGAAGGACCGCTTGATTTACTTCTCTTTTTTATAAAAAGAGATGAACTGAATATTTATGATATTCCTATTTCAAGAATAACAAGTGAGTTTCTGGAATATGTGAATCTTATTAAACTTATGGATTTAGAAGTTGCCGGTGATTTTATTCTTATGGCTTCCACATTGATGCACATAAAAGTTAGGATGCTATTGCCCCGAGAAGTTAATGAAAAAGGTGATGAAATTGATCCGCGTGCAGATTTGATTAAGGCTTTACTTGAATATAAAAAGTATAAAGAAGTTGCTGAAGATCTTACATTTCTTGAATCAAATCAGCGTAAGCTTAATTACAGAGGTTACTTTTCTGCTGATGAAAAGACTGCTCCACCAGAGTATGATATATTATTGAAAAATATTTCTATTTATGATTTAGCTAAAGCATTCAAAAAGGCAATTGATGGAGTTAAACCGCAGGTTGTTCATGAAATTAAAAAAATAAACATCAGTATTGATGATCAGATAAAATATATACTGGATAGGATCTTAGAAAAAGGTGAAATTCATTTTTTAAGTCTTGTTTACGGTATGAAAGAAAAAATCAGAATAGTGATAACCTTTATTGCATTGCTCGAATTAACTAAGATAGGAAGGATTGGAATAAAAGAATCATCTGAGTTTAATGATTTTGTTATATACGGATTAGCAAATGGATAA
- the scpB gene encoding SMC-Scp complex subunit ScpB: MDKSYSSIIEVLIFSSDEPISENEIIRAIKGIDGEDIEISSENVYETIEQLNKSYEDSSRSFRIKKIANGFVFVTTEIFAKYVGYLSSEKSKRRLSQAALETLAIIAYKQPVTKPELEQIRGVNSDYILTTLLEKNLITIIGRAESIGRPLLYGTTTEFLKYFGLYNLSDLPKPREIEEIMKDEDFIEQKNKIMMNFVEESLEKEIGEDKNYDQTE, from the coding sequence ATGGATAAATCTTACAGTTCTATAATTGAAGTGCTTATTTTTTCTTCTGATGAACCGATTTCAGAAAACGAAATTATTCGAGCTATCAAGGGAATTGATGGCGAAGATATCGAAATCAGTTCAGAAAATGTTTATGAAACTATTGAGCAATTAAATAAATCTTATGAAGATAGCAGCAGATCTTTTAGAATTAAAAAAATTGCTAACGGCTTTGTCTTTGTTACGACAGAAATATTTGCAAAATACGTCGGTTATCTTTCATCTGAAAAATCAAAAAGAAGATTAAGCCAGGCTGCATTAGAAACTCTTGCTATTATAGCTTATAAGCAGCCGGTTACAAAACCAGAGCTAGAACAAATTAGAGGTGTGAATTCAGATTACATCCTCACAACATTATTGGAAAAAAATCTTATAACAATTATAGGCAGGGCAGAAAGTATCGGAAGACCATTGCTTTATGGTACTACAACAGAATTTTTAAAATATTTTGGGTTGTATAATTTGAGTGATCTACCCAAACCTCGTGAAATTGAGGAAATTATGAAAGACGAAGATTTCATTGAACAAAAAAATAAAATAATGATGAACTTTGTCGAAGAATCTCTGGAAAAAGAAATTGGTGAAGATAAAAACTACGACCAGACTGAATAA
- a CDS encoding pseudouridine synthase, which yields MKIKTTTRLNKYIAESGLTSRRKAEELILQGRVTVNNKTITKLAFEVDPDIDNVFVDGEKIQPAEHVYYLLNKPKGVVTTTDDEKKRKTVVDLIISKQKVFPVGRLDYNTTGVLILTNDGDFAQKLLHPKHNIIREYEVTLDKELSLEDEKKLIKGVFIDGKRSRFSEISYGKKSFGKNVIVKCTEGRNHFVKKMFSTLNYTVEKLNRKSFAGITADIPVGSYRKLKQNEIQKLSK from the coding sequence GTGAAGATAAAAACTACGACCAGACTGAATAAATATATTGCCGAAAGCGGGCTGACTTCAAGACGTAAAGCTGAGGAACTTATACTTCAGGGAAGGGTAACTGTTAATAATAAAACTATCACTAAACTTGCCTTTGAAGTTGATCCTGATATTGATAATGTTTTTGTGGATGGAGAAAAAATACAGCCAGCTGAGCATGTTTATTATCTTTTGAATAAGCCAAAGGGAGTTGTTACTACCACAGACGATGAAAAGAAAAGAAAAACTGTTGTTGATCTGATAATTTCAAAACAGAAAGTTTTTCCTGTCGGGAGATTGGATTATAATACTACCGGTGTTTTAATCCTTACCAACGATGGTGATTTTGCCCAGAAATTATTGCATCCAAAACATAATATAATTCGAGAGTATGAAGTAACACTTGATAAAGAGCTATCATTAGAAGATGAAAAAAAATTAATCAAAGGGGTTTTTATCGATGGCAAGCGAAGCCGATTTTCAGAAATATCTTACGGTAAAAAATCCTTTGGTAAAAATGTAATTGTAAAATGCACCGAAGGCAGAAATCACTTTGTTAAAAAGATGTTTTCGACCCTTAATTATACAGTTGAAAAATTGAACCGGAAAAGTTTTGCAGGAATAACAGCAGATATACCAGTAGGTTCTTATAGAAAGTTAAAACAAAATGAAATTCAGAAGCTTAGTAAATAG
- the dacB gene encoding D-alanyl-D-alanine carboxypeptidase/D-alanyl-D-alanine-endopeptidase, whose amino-acid sequence MKFRSLVNSFIILSISYFAYNNVPAQDSTYLLKDSLKTYSYSTISDLQKELNDIFDDNSFRNANWGVVIQSLNNGEYFYKRNEDKFFIPASNLKLFTSSGGLLLLGSDYKFSTNVLTNGYQSGSTLYGDLIIQGRGDPTISGRFYNNDLNYVFDNWIDSLLEMGIKNIKGNIVGDDNLFEDTGLGNGWAWDYETDWYAAQSSALSYNDNCIDITIKYDPITDSVFVNYNPALRNIVLLNNVSVASKNEKTSIDVYRERGTNVVTVSGTFRKNSDSLITYSTVMNPTQFMIMAFKNRLEQRKIRVNGYSIDIDDYDREINYNDLELLFTWYSEPLREIIKVINKGSQNFFAEQLLKTIGLEKKGFGSAANGIAVLKELFSEIGLNPENIVMVDGSGLSYINMVTPRQIVELLKYIYSNNKIYPDFFNSLPIAGVDGTIGKRMNNTSAENNVRAKTGFISHVRSLSGYAFTGDSEPVAFSIIANNFNVPIKLADNIQDLVCLRLTNFRRK is encoded by the coding sequence ATGAAATTCAGAAGCTTAGTAAATAGTTTTATAATTTTAAGTATTTCATATTTTGCCTACAACAATGTACCAGCACAGGATAGTACCTATTTGCTTAAGGATTCACTTAAAACTTACTCTTATTCAACTATATCCGATCTGCAAAAAGAACTGAATGATATTTTTGATGACAATAGTTTCAGAAACGCAAATTGGGGTGTTGTTATTCAATCGCTGAATAATGGAGAGTATTTTTATAAAAGGAATGAAGATAAATTTTTTATTCCTGCTTCTAACTTAAAACTTTTTACAAGCTCCGGTGGATTACTGCTTTTAGGAAGTGATTATAAATTTTCAACCAATGTTTTAACAAACGGTTATCAATCAGGCTCAACACTTTACGGCGATCTAATAATTCAGGGAAGAGGGGATCCAACAATATCAGGCAGATTTTATAACAACGATTTAAATTATGTCTTTGATAACTGGATAGATTCTTTACTGGAAATGGGTATTAAAAATATTAAAGGAAATATTGTCGGTGATGATAATTTATTTGAAGATACCGGACTTGGCAATGGATGGGCATGGGATTATGAAACAGATTGGTACGCAGCACAATCCAGCGCTTTATCTTACAATGATAATTGCATTGATATTACAATTAAATATGATCCTATAACTGATTCTGTATTTGTGAATTATAACCCTGCTTTAAGAAATATTGTATTGTTGAATAATGTTTCTGTTGCTTCAAAGAATGAGAAAACTTCGATTGATGTTTACAGGGAACGTGGAACTAATGTAGTTACAGTATCAGGAACTTTCAGAAAGAATTCAGACAGTCTTATAACATATTCAACTGTGATGAATCCTACACAGTTTATGATAATGGCATTTAAAAACAGGCTCGAACAACGTAAAATAAGAGTTAATGGCTACTCAATTGATATAGATGACTATGACAGAGAGATAAATTATAATGACCTTGAATTATTGTTTACTTGGTATTCTGAGCCGCTAAGAGAAATAATTAAAGTAATTAATAAAGGAAGCCAGAATTTCTTTGCTGAACAGCTATTAAAAACTATTGGGCTTGAAAAGAAAGGTTTTGGATCAGCAGCAAATGGAATTGCTGTGCTTAAAGAACTGTTCAGCGAAATTGGATTGAATCCGGAAAATATTGTAATGGTGGATGGAAGCGGATTATCATACATAAATATGGTTACGCCACGACAAATTGTTGAATTGTTAAAATATATTTACTCAAATAATAAAATATATCCCGATTTTTTTAATTCCCTGCCAATTGCCGGAGTTGATGGAACTATAGGGAAGAGAATGAATAATACTTCGGCAGAAAATAATGTAAGAGCAAAAACAGGATTTATCAGTCACGTAAGAAGTCTTTCCGGTTATGCTTTTACAGGTGATAGCGAACCGGTTGCTTTTTCAATCATTGCTAACAATTTTAATGTTCCAATCAAGCTTGCTGATAATATTCAGGATCTTGTCTGTTTAAGATTAACTAATTTCAGGAGAAAATAA
- the lysS gene encoding lysine--tRNA ligase, translating into MENTVQPSINELIKRRYEELDELLKKGIQPFEYSFNVNSDSETIKSTFVEGNEMNVSIAGRIMAIRRMGKASFAHIQDHKGRIQIYLKKDDIGEYYDIFKLMDIGDIIGVEGFVFKTKTGEISVHTKLMKLLSKSLLPLPIAKEVVDEQGNKTIFDQFADKELRYRRRYLDLIVNPEIKDVFIKRSKIISSMRNFLDSNNYLEVETPVLQPLYGGASARPFITYHNTLDTQLYLRIADELYLKRLIVGGFNGVYEISKDFRNEGMDRSHNPEFTMMELYVPYKDYNWMMEFVESMFEHICKSVFNTLEFQIDDKLVSFKAPWKRVSMIEEIQNKTGLNILNCSLEDLKNTAKKQGLDVSVNNSRAKLVDELFSATVEPTLIQPTFIIDYPIELSPLAKKHRTKEGVVERFEGYVMGREICNAFSELNDPIDQRKRFEEQVKMREAGDEEAHQIDEDFLRALEYGMPPTAGLGIGIDRIVMLFTNQPSIRDVIFFPQMKPEVKS; encoded by the coding sequence TTGGAGAACACTGTTCAACCTTCAATTAATGAACTTATAAAAAGAAGATATGAAGAACTTGATGAACTTTTAAAAAAAGGAATACAACCTTTTGAATATTCTTTCAATGTCAATTCAGATTCAGAAACAATAAAAAGCACCTTTGTTGAAGGTAATGAAATGAACGTAAGTATTGCCGGCAGAATTATGGCAATACGCCGAATGGGTAAAGCGTCCTTTGCTCATATTCAAGATCATAAAGGAAGAATTCAAATCTATTTAAAGAAAGATGATATTGGCGAGTATTATGATATTTTTAAATTGATGGATATAGGTGACATAATTGGTGTAGAAGGATTTGTGTTTAAAACAAAAACCGGTGAGATTTCTGTCCACACCAAGCTTATGAAGTTATTGAGTAAATCCCTATTGCCGCTTCCTATTGCAAAAGAAGTTGTTGACGAACAGGGTAATAAAACTATTTTCGATCAGTTTGCTGATAAAGAATTACGATACAGAAGAAGATACCTTGATTTGATCGTTAATCCTGAAATCAAAGATGTTTTTATCAAAAGAAGTAAAATTATTTCTTCAATGAGGAATTTTCTGGATTCAAATAATTATCTTGAAGTAGAAACTCCTGTTTTGCAGCCGCTTTATGGAGGGGCTTCTGCAAGACCGTTCATTACTTATCATAATACGCTTGATACCCAGCTTTATTTAAGAATTGCCGATGAGCTTTACCTTAAAAGATTAATTGTTGGTGGATTTAACGGAGTTTATGAAATATCTAAAGATTTTAGAAATGAAGGAATGGATAGATCGCATAATCCTGAGTTTACTATGATGGAACTCTATGTTCCTTACAAAGATTATAACTGGATGATGGAATTTGTTGAATCAATGTTTGAACATATTTGTAAAAGTGTTTTTAATACACTTGAGTTTCAGATTGATGATAAACTTGTAAGTTTTAAAGCACCCTGGAAAAGAGTATCGATGATTGAAGAGATTCAGAATAAAACCGGTTTAAATATTTTAAACTGTTCACTTGAAGACTTAAAAAACACTGCAAAGAAACAAGGCTTAGATGTTTCTGTTAATAATTCTAGAGCTAAATTAGTTGATGAATTGTTTAGTGCGACTGTAGAACCAACATTAATACAGCCTACATTTATTATAGATTATCCAATTGAACTTTCACCATTGGCAAAAAAACACCGGACTAAAGAAGGAGTTGTGGAAAGATTTGAAGGGTATGTTATGGGCAGAGAAATCTGTAATGCTTTCTCCGAACTTAATGATCCGATTGATCAAAGAAAAAGATTTGAAGAACAAGTTAAGATGCGTGAAGCTGGTGACGAAGAAGCTCATCAGATTGATGAAGATTTTCTTCGCGCACTTGAATATGGAATGCCGCCAACAGCTGGGTTGGGAATTGGTATAGACAGAATTGTTATGCTTTTTACTAATCAACCTTCTATCAGAGATGTAATCTTTTTTCCTCAGATGAAACCGGAAGTAAAAAGTTAA
- a CDS encoding S41 family peptidase, producing MFRSVKFPYLLFATVIGIVLGVFLNKAFSVDNLRESIRKFNDVLTFTEKYYVEEVDTQKLVESAINGMLNELDPHSVYISPEQFTQVEESFRGDFEGIGIEFQIVNDTLTVVSAISGGPSEALGILPGDRIVKIDGENIIGITNDVVRKKLRGKAGTEVNVSIIRTGIAKVIEYTIVRDKIPLYSVDTYFMIDNNTGYVSVSRFSETTYDELNKALQTLNKDGMKQLVLDLRSNPGGYLNQAVKISDLFIDGKKKIVYTEGRRQEFDEQYFASESSIFEKTPIIILINHGSASASEIVSGAVQDWDRGLIVGETSFGKGLVQRQFDLPDNSALRLTISRYYTPSGRLIQRDYKNKKDKTEYYSELNEEDTTEGENLYHTAEKDSVKPVYKTKKGRLVYGGGGITPDYIIKSKSVTLFTQNLLRKNIFYTYILSYLDKNNGMIKEKYPDLKSFKDSFIISDSFVKNFIDYAKSKDVEFDEKEFNEDKDYIIARLKAQIARNYWKNEGWYSILLTADEQMNKALTLFDEAKNIAELN from the coding sequence ATGTTCAGATCTGTAAAATTTCCTTATCTTCTGTTTGCAACTGTAATAGGCATTGTCCTGGGTGTGTTCTTAAATAAAGCTTTCTCCGTTGATAATCTTCGCGAAAGCATAAGAAAATTTAACGATGTATTGACTTTTACCGAGAAGTATTATGTTGAAGAGGTTGATACACAAAAGCTTGTTGAATCTGCAATAAATGGAATGCTTAATGAATTAGACCCTCATTCAGTTTACATCTCACCTGAACAGTTTACACAGGTTGAAGAATCTTTCAGAGGTGATTTTGAAGGCATCGGAATTGAATTTCAGATAGTAAACGATACCTTAACTGTTGTTTCAGCAATCTCTGGCGGTCCTAGTGAAGCGCTCGGAATATTACCCGGTGATCGAATAGTGAAAATTGATGGCGAAAACATAATTGGTATTACTAATGACGTTGTTAGAAAAAAATTAAGAGGTAAAGCCGGTACTGAAGTTAATGTTTCAATTATTAGAACAGGAATTGCAAAAGTAATTGAATACACAATTGTAAGAGATAAAATTCCGCTCTATTCGGTTGATACATATTTTATGATTGATAACAACACTGGTTATGTAAGTGTTTCAAGGTTTTCAGAAACTACCTATGATGAACTTAATAAAGCATTACAAACACTTAATAAAGATGGAATGAAACAACTTGTTCTTGATTTAAGAAGTAATCCTGGTGGATATTTAAATCAGGCAGTAAAGATATCTGACCTTTTTATTGATGGTAAGAAAAAGATCGTTTACACTGAAGGAAGAAGACAGGAATTTGATGAACAATATTTTGCTTCAGAATCATCTATCTTTGAAAAAACTCCAATTATTATATTGATTAATCACGGCAGTGCTTCTGCAAGTGAAATAGTATCCGGCGCAGTTCAGGATTGGGATAGAGGTTTGATTGTAGGTGAAACTTCGTTTGGTAAGGGTCTTGTTCAAAGACAATTTGATTTACCGGATAACTCTGCACTAAGATTAACAATATCACGATACTATACACCAAGCGGAAGATTGATACAGAGGGACTATAAAAACAAAAAAGATAAGACTGAATATTATTCCGAGTTGAATGAAGAAGATACTACTGAGGGTGAAAATCTGTACCACACTGCAGAAAAAGACTCTGTTAAACCTGTTTATAAAACTAAAAAAGGAAGACTTGTTTATGGAGGCGGTGGTATAACTCCTGATTATATTATCAAATCAAAATCTGTAACATTGTTTACTCAAAACTTATTAAGAAAAAATATTTTTTATACTTACATACTTTCATATCTCGATAAAAATAATGGAATGATTAAGGAAAAATATCCGGATCTTAAATCATTTAAAGATAGTTTTATAATATCTGATTCGTTCGTAAAAAACTTTATAGATTATGCTAAATCAAAAGATGTTGAGTTTGATGAAAAAGAATTTAATGAAGATAAAGATTATATTATTGCCAGATTAAAAGCTCAAATAGCAAGAAATTATTGGAAAAATGAAGGCTGGTATTCAATATTGTTAACTGCTGATGAACAAATGAACAAAGCTTTAACTCTGTTTGACGAAGCAAAAAACATAGCTGAATTAAATTGA
- a CDS encoding DUF3108 domain-containing protein, with protein sequence MKKYFFLILSFIILFCSLPSSNKVYSFTNDYKPKKIIVGEDITYVVKYLAFEIGEIRLKVTSATTEKNDTIYSAIAFIDSYYGIPFVDLHQIYETKFDQKQHSRYFKGTIIKSDTTFTIYQYDKNKKTIHVKKGREGTNEIWTDSLGKSDKDYLDGLSLFYYARMRTGLQKKLSVPVFINEKFEKTNINFYKDNEDRDIDAVNYDIDCVYLDGETEFRGIFGLTGYFEGWFSNDEFAIPIRAKMQVIIGSITLELKNWNKKEWMPPKYKD encoded by the coding sequence TTGAAAAAATATTTTTTTCTGATTTTATCTTTTATAATTTTATTTTGTTCTTTACCCTCATCAAATAAGGTGTATAGTTTCACTAATGATTATAAACCTAAAAAAATAATTGTTGGTGAGGATATAACCTATGTCGTAAAATACCTTGCTTTTGAAATAGGGGAGATAAGATTAAAAGTTACTAGTGCAACTACAGAAAAAAATGATACAATTTACAGTGCAATTGCTTTTATTGATTCATATTACGGGATACCTTTTGTAGATCTGCATCAAATCTATGAAACAAAGTTTGATCAAAAGCAGCATTCCCGTTACTTCAAAGGAACGATAATAAAAAGCGATACAACCTTTACAATCTATCAGTATGATAAAAATAAAAAAACAATTCATGTTAAAAAGGGTCGCGAAGGAACAAATGAAATCTGGACAGATTCATTAGGTAAATCAGATAAAGATTATCTGGATGGTTTATCGTTGTTTTATTATGCCCGAATGAGAACCGGACTTCAGAAAAAATTATCTGTCCCGGTTTTTATTAATGAAAAATTTGAAAAAACTAATATTAATTTCTATAAGGATAATGAAGACCGGGATATTGATGCGGTTAATTACGATATTGATTGTGTTTATCTTGATGGTGAAACAGAATTCAGAGGTATTTTTGGTTTAACGGGTTATTTTGAAGGATGGTTTTCAAATGACGAATTTGCAATTCCGATTCGTGCTAAGATGCAGGTAATAATTGGAAGTATTACATTAGAATTAAAAAACTGGAATAAGAAAGAATGGATGCCTCCAAAATACAAAGATTAA
- a CDS encoding gamma carbonic anhydrase family protein — MDASKIQRLNKHYNEVKLFPYKDLFPKIDKTVFLASGVKIVGDVKIDKDSSIWYNTVIRGDVHYVKIGSTTNIQDNSMLHVTNGRFPLNIGNKVTVGHAVKLHGCTLMDLCLIGIGAIVLDGAVIEEKAMVAAGSVVKQNFVVPAGKLVAGVPAKIVRDLTEAEINEFEKSALRYAGYTEITVDSLLSSFESLG; from the coding sequence ATGGATGCCTCCAAAATACAAAGATTAAATAAACATTATAATGAAGTTAAACTTTTTCCTTATAAAGATTTATTTCCAAAGATAGATAAAACAGTTTTTCTTGCTTCAGGAGTAAAAATTGTTGGTGATGTTAAAATTGATAAAGACTCAAGTATCTGGTACAATACTGTAATAAGAGGTGATGTACATTATGTAAAGATCGGGTCAACAACAAATATTCAGGATAATTCAATGCTGCATGTAACAAATGGAAGATTCCCACTGAATATCGGTAATAAAGTTACAGTTGGTCATGCTGTTAAATTACACGGTTGTACTTTAATGGATCTTTGTTTAATTGGAATTGGTGCTATAGTATTAGATGGGGCAGTGATTGAAGAAAAGGCAATGGTTGCTGCTGGTTCTGTAGTTAAACAAAATTTTGTGGTTCCTGCCGGAAAATTAGTTGCTGGTGTACCGGCTAAGATTGTGAGAGATTTAACTGAAGCAGAGATAAATGAATTTGAAAAATCAGCTTTAAGATATGCCGGTTACACAGAAATTACTGTTGATTCATTATTAAGTTCATTTGAGTCTTTAGGATGA
- the ybeY gene encoding rRNA maturation RNase YbeY produces the protein MKNLSISDKTKSLNKKKIHQLVYYLSKEISFSVQVLQINFINNKEIRELNKKHLSHDYTTDILTFDYSNDKESIDAEIYISLDEALTNSKKFKVSFETEIKRLVIHGILHLTGYDDKTPSEKKIMKRLENRLLSKINFT, from the coding sequence ATGAAGAACCTTAGTATATCTGATAAAACAAAATCCCTGAATAAAAAAAAAATTCATCAATTAGTTTATTATTTATCAAAAGAAATCAGTTTTTCTGTACAAGTTTTGCAAATAAACTTTATAAATAATAAAGAGATAAGAGAGTTAAACAAAAAGCACTTATCACACGATTATACTACAGATATATTAACATTTGATTATTCAAATGATAAAGAATCAATTGATGCAGAAATCTATATCTCGTTAGATGAAGCATTAACAAACTCAAAAAAATTCAAAGTAAGCTTTGAAACCGAGATAAAAAGACTCGTTATTCACGGTATTTTACATTTGACCGGTTATGATGATAAAACACCGAGTGAAAAAAAAATAATGAAAAGGTTAGAAAACAGATTGCTTTCGAAAATTAATTTTACTTAA
- a CDS encoding tyrosine-type recombinase/integrase has translation MTIESLINNFLSNLRNISRYSEHTLKAYTNDLAEFEKYCTLKGKFKNSDITERFLKSYLVYLNEKELDKKTISRKLAAIRSLFKYAFQNDLIEENPVQLIKNPKSKRKLPEIISDATFPELLDNVKETNEKPELISVIFEILYGSALRVSELCNLKYKEYNSNKGQFLVTGKGNKTRIVPVGEKAMLAISKYLELNPVASKNDYLIRTKKNDKLYPRFVYRIVNKYLSRVSDIKKKSPHILRHSAATHMLDKGADLRAVKEILGHENLSTTQIYTHVSIERLKTTYKKSHPKS, from the coding sequence GTGACAATAGAATCGCTGATAAATAATTTTTTGTCAAATTTACGCAACATTAGCAGGTATTCTGAGCATACACTTAAGGCTTATACCAATGATCTTGCTGAGTTTGAAAAATATTGTACTCTTAAAGGAAAGTTTAAAAATTCTGATATTACAGAGCGGTTCTTAAAATCGTATTTGGTATACTTAAATGAAAAAGAACTTGACAAAAAAACAATTTCAAGAAAATTAGCAGCAATCAGAAGTCTTTTTAAGTATGCTTTTCAAAATGATCTGATAGAAGAAAATCCTGTACAATTAATTAAAAATCCAAAATCAAAAAGAAAATTGCCGGAAATAATATCTGATGCAACTTTTCCGGAATTACTTGATAATGTTAAAGAGACAAATGAAAAACCAGAGCTAATATCAGTTATTTTTGAGATTTTATACGGATCTGCTTTAAGGGTTAGTGAGCTTTGTAATCTGAAGTATAAAGAGTATAATTCAAATAAAGGACAGTTTCTTGTTACTGGTAAAGGAAATAAAACCCGCATAGTACCGGTTGGAGAAAAAGCAATGCTTGCAATTTCAAAATATTTGGAATTAAATCCTGTTGCTTCAAAGAATGATTACTTGATTAGAACAAAAAAAAATGATAAACTTTACCCAAGATTTGTTTATCGGATTGTTAACAAATATTTATCGAGAGTTTCAGACATTAAAAAGAAAAGTCCTCATATTCTACGTCATAGTGCCGCAACACATATGCTGGATAAGGGTGCTGATTTGAGAGCTGTAAAAGAAATATTAGGACACGAAAATTTATCAACAACACAAATCTATACACATGTAAGTATAGAAAGATTAAAAACTACATATAAAAAATCTCATCCAAAATCATAA